The DNA window aattaatcgattGCAGCCGGACCACAGTTACTATTGTAATAAACAGTGTAAAACAAACACGGTTATTGTATTAAACAGTGAATTAACATTTATAACCATATGCTCCGGCTTCagtcgattattttttcaaaatcttgacaATTTTCCTCGCGTTTGAGTAACAAAGTTTAAAGTGAAGACTCACTTGAGACACCTGGTGGAGGCAGAATTGCCAATATAAAGATGACCACTCTCATTAATGTAGCAATTCGCATATCCGTCAAGAAGTTACTCACGCTGCTCTACGTATTCTTCCGGACGAAAGTTTTCAAATGAATATATTATTGTATTTAACTGGACAAAATTCGCGAATACTACCACTTCACCGTATAAAATAGAAAAGTAAAACATCGCAgacattcttttaaaaaataaaagttctcCAAGCTCTCGATATTCTCAAGAAGGAATAATGCTAATTTTCTGAACTTGCCATAGCGCAATTCTTTACGTTTTACCTTAcggtcaatatttttgaaagcttCAATATTGTCTAAAAAACGCAGCGTGAGTTCTTTGTTAGTAACGTTAACAGTTCTGATAAACCTTCATCACTGACGACACTGAAAGAGTAGCATGTTCAAGAGGTTCCCTCTTTCCGGAGTTTTTTGTGCCGTTGAAATGGAAATTAAGCTAGTTTTTTTTAGATTGCAATCAGACCGGTATTTCAGATATCGTCGTGATCTCTGCAAAATTATGAACAATACTGTGTCGTGCTGGACTGTTTCTTATGtgagttttttgtttgtttgccgAACTCATCACGAGCTTTGCAAGTCAAACAAGTGAACGTCGCCTTTTTTTCGGCGTTGATTTTCGCGTGTAATGTTTTTAGTTCGCGAAAATCTCACTGACGTTTCGTTTGAAAAATACCTCGTGTCCTGGAACGTCTTTGTAAGTAGTCATTCTTTGTCCattttccgttaaaacacgagttTTCACGTGAGATTTTCTATATCTATCGTCTCGTGGTTGAGTAAATCTCACGGTAATTAAAgagaaaagtttttaaaaacgcttgaaaaagtttttaaaaattcttgaaacagtttttaaaaattcttgaaacagtttttaaaaattcttgaaacagtttttaaaaactcttgGAAAAGTttttatgtcaattttttcaagtcaaatttttcaagtcaaatttaaaaaaaaaactgtcttgCAATTAAGTCCTTCTGTCTTTTCATCgtttcaaaatcaaaagaagTCTAATCAAAATGATAAACCGTGAAGATGAGACAAACCAAGGAGAGAATATAGCAACTACGCAAAATAGTTTTTTATGCTTGCAAGGAAAACCATTCAAAATATGTAGTTTTTTAATACGAGTAATTATCTGGAATTAATTAattatcaggtccaagcagttggtctggtatggacatgtgcgaaggatggcagatgatcggttgcccaagcaggtcttcgattgggttccttccggaaggcgacggcgtggacgtcctgtgtaaggttggcgacaaggggtggaggaggagatcagaaggtgccaattgcatgataatctctgggaggatagggggcaatggcgtttgggcgtcgcagagcgcgaggcggcgctataaaagcgactttatgcaTGTAATTACCTGGAAGTTGACAAAATGTTGTCTTACTGCAATTGTTGCACGCTCAGGACCACTTTAGCGGAcgactaaaaattttgaggtcaccCAGAAAATGGAGCACTGGCCGTTCTTTTGTCATCTGACGATTGTGACAAATTGAGTCGTTATTTATCGTGACGAGCAGATTGAGCCGTTTTTGCTGCGATATCGTTGAAAAACATAATCACGTCACCCCGATCATattcatttcggattttttgaaaatgcagtTCCGGTTTTGCCCTTGAATGATTCTCATGTTTCCGTGAGCttgatactttttcagtaccatGTATGCCAGGTCTCAATGATGCGGCCGTTTTggtgaaatcactgaaataaaaaatgcgcTTGCCTGCATGTGCCAAATACTGGTTTTACTGGATTACCTATCATAAAAAATGTGAATTGCGCAGTGATTTTACTACTATACGTCATGTCTTataaaaagtgatttttttttcccctctaatGTAAGACTACGTCTCTCCTCTCCGCACGGCATCTAATGGATTATTAGCaacggtttttcttttttcttttttttttaacgcgaACTTCTCGTCATTGCCTTTACATCTATGTTTAACTCATCGGTGAAGTTGCCAGTTAGTATATCCTTAAGCCATCAATGTCTAATTTATCAGCGAAGTCATTGACGGTGGAATAGATTAAGTAAAAGAGTCTTAGGTACTTCATTGGCGAAATCATTGATGATGTCATTGGTCAAATCTTCCTTTACGTTCATTGTAACTCATGAATGATGTCATGAGAAGGAATTAATTGTGATTCATGAATGCACACTCGCAATCGCCATGGTTGACCTTGATGTTGTCATAGCATTGGCTAATTTATCGAATAGCAATCGGTCAAGTACTATGTCATGAATATGTCCGTCCGTTGCAAACAgagagatttatttatttttttgaaccatTGTACCTATATGCTATTGGAATAAttgcggaaaaaaaattgtgacaacTTTAAGTGGGATGGCTGAAAGTCTTCGGAAGTTCTTAAAATCGTTCTTCTAACGCCAAGCATGATTGTCGACTGATTTGAAGCgataatgctgccgtgctaaggaaaaacgccgtatgaacatttaagcgttgccaaatttccagtGATAAAACGCGAAATTCCTGGTAGTATATGAATATCCAattgttcagataatttagttcgcaattttacttaAAGATTCTGAAATATAAAGggaaaattcataactttcctgaagaataaacatttaaggaattttaaggaaatttggcaacactcaaatgttcatacggcgttcttcctgggCACGGCAGAATGGTTTATCCGATGCGAAGCAGTGACGTGGGTTTGATGCGAATCCGGGCTTTTTTACCCTTCGGAAAAAAAGCGTCTCGCGACAGACCGTATCAAGTATGAAATCTCTCATGCGCTCtcttgatatttttcattttcataaccTTTTAGAAATCTCAAAAAGGATGTACCTTAAACCATAGTAAATATACAGAACTGACCACCTAGAAAAATcgcggaagaaaaatcaaactcaaagaaaagaaattaagtgAAAGAACTAACAAGTAAGGAATGAAATAGGGGAAGATATAGCGCAACAAGATGATACGCCCGCCGAGAGGACGCGGCGGAGCAGCGGAGGTGCCGAATTCAGTGTTCCGCCAACGGGCGTATCAGGACCCTTTTCTAATATTTCAATGATATCAGGGCTGCTAGacataattttacaaattcaatGTGATATTTAAAATCCTGATCTTTTTCCGGCGCtgaatgcgaaaaaaaaaatcagatacgTTAATTAGGGACGTAGCGGCGAAGGAATTaagttcttcaaaatcttattttCGCTCTCCTGAAAAGTAGTCAGAATCTTGATACGCCTCTTCGTCGTGAGGGCGACGATATGTCCTCGCCACGTTTAAATGCGAGTGACGCAAGCAAGGTGTTGCTTGTTGATGCAGTTTTAGCACCTACGTCATGTAGTCGGCAAAATATGTTTCCACCTTTTTTGTAGTCACCTCTTTCACTTCCTACAAATCTTGTTGGATCCGGTCGTGACCTTGGTGCACTTTTATCAAGAGGAATCGTTTCTGATGCACATTGCAGTGGGTTTTTCTTTCATCCCTTAATGAGATATGACGAAAGCTTCAAATGAATCACCTGTTAAAATAATTCATCGTGGTCATTGGGCGTGATAAAGTCGATTGATGgtattctaattttgtcataaaAATATTATGTTAGTGCAATATGATGTCTTACCAGGAACTCTCGATTTTAAATTGCGTAACAGGGTAAAGTAAGCCTTTTTCTAGTAAGAAATAGACGGaatttttgtgtgtattttggtttattttcgGAAAAGGAAACTGTACATCTTCAGATTCTTGTAATGCCCTAATTACTTTCGTTATAAAACtaccaattttgagaaaagtacaGTACCGTTAAAGaaataaattacagaaaaaGGATGCTCGTCCTCCGCTCTTTGATATCAGAAGCATTAAAGAAAGGTATGACAGATAAATCTATTATAAATATGTGAGCTCCTATCCGTCATCTTGTTGTTGAGCCGGTGCGCCACTTGAACGCATTGCCACTAGTCTGCCGtactaagggagaacgccgtatgagccttcagacgttgccaggttTCTTcggataaaaaccgaaattactgggaaaattgcgtatattattttccgaaattttcagacaattttgtacgcaatttaatccaaagtatctgaaaatttcgaggaaaaatatgcataaatgttttcaaaaatacatgttttatcaagggaaatttggcaactctcgaatgttcatacgacgttcttcctatCTATCTCTTTCTGCCCGATTCCGATTGTGTCTGTGCGTTTCTCTGTTGTTCCTGCTCCTGCTCTTCCTCCCATTTAGCGACCGATTTGAAAGTGATCTTCTTCTTCATCAATTTCCGAACCCAGCCCGATCGTCCCGTAAAAATCGAAATGGCAAGAAGTCTTGCCCAGCTCCCGCCGCGGTCCTTGTCATCAGCTTTGAGGGTGGTTTTAAGAAACGGGTCCATCCAGCAAGTGCACTTGTATCTTAGTTTGATGGAGGCATATGCAACCGAGCGGAAGCAGTTTGCCGGTGGCCCAGCTTTCCAGAGCCCGTGCTTCCGATCGCAGCGTTCTCGGCACTTCTCCTTGTCCTTGGTGAAGGAATTTTGGcctgtaaagatcatccttttTAAGAATGAAGCACAGTGTCTTAAGCAGCTATTTTTCGTATGTATCGTTTACATTCTGACATACacgtgtttgtttacattgggaaATTCGAGGTTATCTTCAACATACAACCATAAAAACAGGGTTGCTACAATCAGGGAAAACCGGCAAACCGGGACTTTTTAGGGAAttttggaaagtcagggaaaacctggaactGTCAGGGATAActcgtcaaatcaccttcatttgctttctcgagtaggtttgacgtttcaaacaacaaattttgcctgaaaagtaTTTCTAACTATgcctttttaaaaatctggcatttgttaaattggcagggaatttcatcaaaatgtgtcagggaaataaggaaaatatcagggaatataattttccaaattctgtggcaaccgtGTGAAAAGCACGATTTTGACAAATCTCGAATAAAATCcaataaaattattttggaaataggCCCTTTGCAGAGATTGTAATGAGGTGCCATAAAtcaaaaaaacgaaagaaaaaagtgTATGCTCTAAAGAAATTTGAGGtagataaaatatatatttacaaTCTTAAAAACCTGCAATCAATTTTCCTTTGAAGAAGTAATTTATCGTAATGCTTTGCAAAGATCTATTTCCATGGTTATAATTTTGAATTGGCGCcttggcacgctgcggcgcagcgcggctgGTCAACTCGCAACGCggattgacgcctacaaacctaaggggatacatcaagcattgcgcaatgcgtgaagtatccccttaggtttgtaggtgttagtgcgcgtctcgcgccgcgccggtagcacaccgcgcgccgctccgctctgtgtttggctatAATTACTTGACATTTTGTTTTAAGTATCCTTTTTATGATGTTGTACGAACAATCTCCTCGAACCTCTtcttcttaaaatataaaataatccTGGCCCTATTGGAAAGAGCTGCAAAGCGACGACGATGATTACGGCACACAGGGTGAGACCAAATGGATTAAATCTTAATTcaatagggtttttttttctaaaaagagGAGCCTATATGTTCAACACAAGAATCCGGGTTTTTATTCGCATTAAGAATCGGTTCTGGACAATTCTCTACTAACAGGCCcgaacgaaaaataatattaaaattgcttaaaaaaagcttttgaaaaagtttttttttttttaaatttaagtgaGAATTAACTTAGTTTTGAGCAGATaaaacttttttcctctttcgtGCATTTGCACAGATGCAGTACGATTGCAAACGATGCATTGCAACGATGCAAACGATTGCATTCGATGCAATACAACTGTATATCAAAGAGAGAATTGCATCAATCAAAAGGTCGTAACTGCAGTCACGTAAAATAATAGTCATTTAAAAACTGCGCGTTATACAGTCAAGTTAGCCTTTGATAGATAGAACCTTTTTCTTTTGACATGTTTGCAGATAAGTACGtggaaaaaaggataaaaaattatggttttctatttttgagatattttaatCTCTTTCTTCAATAAGAGTCCGAAGAatatcaaattgaaattttttgctttaatGCAGTTTTTCCTGTCCCTCGGAAAATGTGGTGTTTCATTGTAAGTCTTGTAAATGACTTAATATTCGTCTCACGCCTTAGGGACCTTCCTCCGACTTTTGCATCTTATTTTTAGTTACGACTGTCATTTACAGGCCAATCATGGCAAACAGTTAATACTTATTCAGGCCTCAACTGACGcaaagaaattttgatttttaatctgAATCGATTTGTCACTCTTTTATGTGTACGTTTCCACTTTAGGCTTTATGTAATGCGTACAGAAAGTTCATGACTCACCAGGGTAAAGATCATATCCAGGTGGAAATACGAGGAGACAGACTGCCAGGAGTACAAAGCAATGTGTCGTatccattaaaaattaatgtgTTTACTTTGTCTTCTTCCCCGATCAAAAATTAGTCAGAAAATAACTTTCCGCGGTAGAGGTCATTCATTCTTTCGTGTT is part of the Bemisia tabaci chromosome 1, PGI_BMITA_v3 genome and encodes:
- the LOC109033123 gene encoding uncharacterized protein — protein: MDTTHCFVLLAVCLLVFPPGYDLYPGQNSFTKDKEKCRERCDRKHGLWKAGPPANCFRSVAYASIKLRYKCTCWMDPFLKTTLKADDKDRGGSWARLLAISIFTGRSGWVRKLMKKKITFKSVAKWEEEQEQEQQRNAQTQSESGRKR